One segment of Pantoea sp. Lij88 DNA contains the following:
- a CDS encoding glycoside hydrolase family protein, translated as MSQIIAVLNFEEGYVDTPYLDTLGFPTVAGGIRIGPKGASLSNYTFRVPRRVGDVWKQCILENKVQEMQSRDLLRNALTKCNDARTDVLLSMTYQLGVEGVLQFKNMLTAIAAEQFNDAADAMMNSLWARQTPGRARRHAEMMRTGTYAIYRGLL; from the coding sequence ATGAGCCAGATCATCGCAGTACTGAATTTTGAAGAGGGATATGTGGATACGCCCTATCTCGACACGCTGGGCTTTCCCACGGTGGCGGGGGGCATTCGCATCGGGCCAAAGGGGGCGTCGCTGAGTAATTACACCTTCCGCGTGCCACGGCGCGTCGGTGATGTCTGGAAGCAGTGCATTCTTGAAAACAAAGTTCAGGAGATGCAGAGCAGAGACCTGCTGCGCAATGCGCTGACGAAGTGCAACGACGCCCGCACCGATGTGTTGCTGAGCATGACCTATCAGCTGGGCGTCGAGGGCGTTCTGCAGTTTAAAAACATGCTCACTGCCATCGCCGCTGAGCAGTTTAATGATGCGGCTGACGCGATGATGAACAGCCTCTGGGCCCGACAGACGCCGGGCCGCGCCCGTCGTCACGCGGAGATGATGCGCACCGGAACCTATGCGATTTACAGGGGGCTGCTATGA